A region from the Malus domestica chromosome 07, GDT2T_hap1 genome encodes:
- the LOC114825737 gene encoding uncharacterized mitochondrial protein AtMg00810-like: protein MVRKLIYLTITRPDISYSVSLVSQFMHSPTLVHWEIIKRILRYLNGSIGRGIIMKNNGLNHILAYTDADWAGNALDRKSTTGFCTFVRGNLVTWKSKKQTVIARSSVEAEYRAVAATACELIWLKGLLFELGFTSMTPMSLYCDNQAAMHIASNPVFHERIKHIEVDCH from the coding sequence ATGGTTAGGAAACTTATTTATCTCACCATTACTAGGCCTGATATCTCATATTCAGTTAGCCTAGTCAGCcagttcatgcactctcctACTCTAGTTCACTGGGAAATCATCAAGAGAATACTTCGATATCTCAATGGCTCAATAGGAAGGGGGATAATTATGAAGAACAATGGATTAAATCACATCTTGGCCTACACAGATGCTGACTGGGCTGGAAATGCCCTTGATCGAAAATCCACAACAGGTTTTTGCACATTTGTTAGAGGGAACCTTGTcacttggaagagcaagaaacaaactgTTATTGCTAGATCTAGTGTCGAAGCTGAGTATAGGGCTGTGGCAGCAACAGCCTGTGAACTCATATGGTTGAAAGGTCTTCTTTTCGAGCTCGGATTCACAAGCATGACACCTATGTCCTTGTATTGTGATAACCAAGCTGCCATGCATATTGCCTCCaatccagtattccatgaaaggatcaaacatattgaagttgacTGCCATTAA